Genomic DNA from Canis lupus dingo isolate Sandy chromosome 4, ASM325472v2, whole genome shotgun sequence:
CACGAAACCCAACGGCTTTATGGTCTCCATAAAAAAGGTCGTTGAGGTCAAGGGTGCTGACGCGTTCGGCACGAACCGtgctccccgcgccccccgggtCCCACGTCGGGAGGCCACGGGCACGTTCTCGCGGGCGGCTCCGGACTCGTCCTGCCGCTTCGGTGCTCGCGGGACCACGCGGCCGCCCGCGAGCCACGCACCGGCCGTCACTCCTGCGGGTCCGGGCGCGGGCGCGAACTCTCGGCCGCCAGCGACGTCCTTCCTGGGTCTCTCGGGGACTCGGGGACCCGggtccccgccctccccggccgCATccgggcccccaccccgcccccctcccctcccctcccctcgggtccccgccccccgggaccccctctccccgccccctcggGTCCCAGCCTtcccagcacccccgccccctcccctcgggtccccgccccccgggccccctctccccgcccctcgggtccccgccctccccggccgCATCcgagcccccccgcccctccccccgcggtccccgcccccccgggccccctctccccgccccctcggGTCCCAGCCttcccagcaccccccccccccccggccaacTCCGCGCATGGCGGCGTCTCGGGTGATGCGGCCACGGCTCGAGGCTGAGCGGGGTCCACCGTCCTTCGTGGGGGCCTCGCCGGCCCGATGCCGCGCCCCGATCCTcgaggggcggggggggaggcGGCGGAAGGGAGGGCACGTCACGCGCCGCGGGCAGGAGCCGCGGGCCGGGCGGCCAGGGCGAGCGCCGGCGGAGACCCGAGGGCGCGGCAGCCGCGCGGAGCggcgagccccgcccccgccccccgcttccGGCGCCCTCgggcccgccccgcgccggcgGTGCCACATCCTCCGGTGACGTCAGCTGGCGCCGCCATATTGGGAAGGCGCAgccccagccgccgccgccgccgccgccgccgccgccgccgccgcccggagcCCGGCTTCCCCCGGGCCGCGGCCGCACGAGCGGGGAGCGCtgctcgcctcgcctcgcctcgcctcgcctcgcctcgccggCCCGCCCGTCTCGCGCCGGCCCGTCTCCCCATGACTGCCCCCGGCCCCGCTGCCGACGGACGTCGCCCGGGCGCCGCGATCTAACACGGAAGCccgggccgcgggccgcgggggggcgAGGAGGGAGGCCCGGCAGGTCCCGCGGCCCTCTCGGCGCGGCGCGGCGTCCCGGCGGGAGCCATGACCTCGCTGACCCAGCGCAGCTCGGGCCTGGTGCAGCGGCGCACCGAGGCCTCCCGCAGCGCCGCCGACAAGGAGCGGgtggcgggcggcggcggcggcggcggcgaggacGACGCGCAGAGCCGCCGCGACGAGCAGGACGACGACGACAAGGGCGACTCCAAGGAGACCCGGCTGACCCTGATGGAGGAGGTGCTCCTGCTGGGCCTCAAGGACCGAgaggtgcggggcgggggcgcggcgggggcggcggcgggggccgaGCCGGGGGCCGAGCCGGGCGCCCGCAGGCCCTGCCCGCGCTCCTCCACAGTCTCCCCGGCGCTCTGCACCGCTTCCCCCCTTTTCCCGCCTGTTTAACCCtcggagccccccccccccgcgcggaGGGCCTGCTGGGGGGAGACCCCTGGGACCCCCAGCACCCCGCGCTCCCGCGGGCCCTGCAGGCCTTCGGACTTGGGGGGGCTCCACGGCTCTGCTTTATTGGGGGGGGAGACCAGAACCcacgcacacgcgcgcacaccACTTAACCCTGTGCCGTTGGGAATTTCGAAACATTTCAGTGAAGTGCTAATGGAGGCGAAAGTCCTTTTGCACctgataaaaagttaaaagtccCGACAAAATTCTCACGACGCCTCCCGGAAAAGGACTTCCCAGGTTGTAACTTTGCTTTGGGTAAGAGATTATTTTCAGCGTCACTTTTGCATGTCACCGGTCGACTAGTCTCCAGGACGCCGCGCCATCCGAAGGGAAGACTTCCTCTCCCTCGGAGCGCTGCACACGGCGGCTGTGGGGTTGGACCGAAAGGTCTCGCAGCCCCAGGTCTAGGTTAAAGCTGCCAGGGCGGTCTCGGTGGTGGGATTTCGAAAGGTTATTTCCAGCTCAGTGTCTTGGGTCTCAGTGTCTTTCACACACGGAGAAGTGGGAGGAAACCTACTAAGGTGGGATATCTGCATATTCTCCTAGGTTCTGTCGTTAAGGTTTTCCTAGGTTGGCTTCATCACATATCCTTTGATGTACGAAAGTGATTATTTTTAGAGACGTGCAGCTGATCAGCTGGATGAATGGATAGTCTGTAAGTCACACATGGGGAGGTGGTTCTAGAAGCTCGTTTTATCCCAGCACAGAAACTACACTTTTTAAGAGTCAAATAAGGAAAACACCGAGCTATCCCaagtttgttttgaaaatttttttaaagattttattgatttgagggaGTGAGCGAgctgagagcaggagcagggatggagggagagggagaagcagagagcctgatacggggatatggggctggatcccaggacccctgagattatgacctgagcccaagacaggtgcttcaccggctgagccacccaggtgtaccttgttttggtttttaataaagttttctcAGCTCAGAAAGGTGGGCAAAAAATTTGATCTTTATAAAACAATTTAGTCTTATTTCACCAAAACTTTATATGGACTGTGGCCTCCTAGTATTTAGTGatttagtgaaaataaatttactttgagggtatcccgggtggctcagtggttgagcgtctgctttcggcccagggcctgatcctgaagacccgggattgagtcccacatccggctccctgcatggagcctgcttctccctctccctctccctctccctctgcctgtgtctttgcctctttctgtgtgtctctcatgaataaataaaatctttaaaattattttgatagaaATGTCTAGAATATTTGTGACATCTAGGTTTCccatttgtaggtttttttttttttcatttgtaggtTTTAATAATGATCACTTGAAAAGACCTCCCTCTGAGTGTGAAAGGGGCTCTCAGTAGGTTTCTTAACTACTGAGTTACGATGGGAGCAGATTGTATGTGAAACTCTTTTTTGTTCATTACGAAAACAATATATAGATCTTCCTTAATTTACGGTAGGGTTATATTCTGATAAGCCCATCATAAAGTGagtattttaagttgaaaatgcatttagtaCTAACCAACCAAACATAGTTTAGCTTAGCCAACCTTAAACATGCGCGGAACATGTTTTATGTTAGCCTACAGTTGAGCAGAATCATCTATCACAAAGCGTATTTTATAGTAAAGTTGAATagctcatgtaatttattgaatgtcGTATTGAGAGTGAAAAAACAATGGTTGAAAGTACATCCAT
This window encodes:
- the LOC118354400 gene encoding translation initiation factor IF-2-like, with product MWHRRRGAGPRAPEAGGGGGARRSARLPRPRVSAGARPGRPARGSCPRRVTCPPFRRLPPRPSRIGARHRAGEAPTKDGGPRSASSRGRITRDAAMRGVGGRGGGPDAAGEGGDPGPRVPERPRKDVAGGREFAPAPGPAGVTAGAWLAGGRVVPRAPKRQDESGAARENVPVASRRGTRGARGARFVPNASAPLTSTTFFMETIKPLGFVPRLRADGTRPPPPAPPILLQVRSSRRASRLGRLGPAPGAQDVSCKKGRTPQ